The Chitinophagales bacterium genome has a segment encoding these proteins:
- the ruvB gene encoding Holliday junction branch migration DNA helicase RuvB, with protein MRNLNLDDSGEFLSNTEKELESVLRPQAIEQFAGQKQIVENLMIFIEAAKLRDEALDHVLLHGPPGLGKTTLSHIIANELGVEMKVTSGPVLEKPGDLAGLLTNLKANDVLFIDEIHRLNTTVEEYLYSAMEDYKIDIMLDSGPNARTIQIELEPFTLVGATTRSGLLTAPLRSRFGITLRLEYYAADVLEKIIKRSSKILNTIIEESGAIEIAKRSRGTPRIANALLRRVRDFAQIKGNGIIDKSIAQVALTALLVDEHGLDEMDNKILSAIIDKFNGGPVGLTTIATAVGEEAGTIEEVYEPFLIQEGYLKRTSRGRVATEKAYQHIGKTFPKNLGTLFE; from the coding sequence ATGCGTAATCTAAATTTAGATGATAGCGGAGAGTTTCTTTCTAACACAGAAAAAGAGTTAGAAAGCGTGTTGCGACCTCAAGCAATTGAACAATTTGCTGGTCAAAAACAAATAGTAGAAAATTTAATGATTTTTATTGAAGCTGCTAAATTACGAGATGAAGCATTAGACCATGTTTTATTACATGGACCACCAGGTTTAGGTAAGACTACGCTTTCGCACATTATAGCTAATGAATTAGGCGTTGAAATGAAAGTTACATCTGGTCCAGTTTTAGAAAAACCAGGAGATTTAGCTGGTTTGCTTACTAATTTAAAAGCTAATGATGTTTTATTTATTGATGAAATACATCGACTAAATACTACTGTAGAAGAATATTTATATTCTGCAATGGAAGATTATAAAATAGACATCATGTTAGATAGTGGTCCGAATGCAAGAACCATTCAAATAGAATTAGAACCATTTACTTTAGTTGGAGCTACTACGCGTTCTGGTTTACTTACAGCTCCATTGCGTTCTAGGTTTGGTATTACACTACGATTAGAATATTATGCAGCTGATGTTTTAGAGAAAATCATTAAACGATCTTCAAAAATATTAAACACAATTATAGAAGAAAGTGGTGCTATAGAAATTGCTAAAAGAAGTAGAGGCACACCAAGAATTGCCAATGCTTTATTAAGAAGAGTACGAGACTTTGCTCAAATTAAAGGCAATGGCATTATTGATAAGTCAATTGCTCAAGTAGCATTAACTGCTTTGTTAGTAGATGAACATGGTTTAGATGAAATGGATAACAAAATTTTATCTGCAATTATAGACAAATTTAATGGTGGTCCTGTTGGATTAACTACAATTGCTACAGCTGTTGGTGAAGAAGCAGGCACAATTGAAGAAGTGTACGAACCATTTTTAATTCAAGAAGGTTATCTTAAACGAACTTCGAGAGGTAGAGTAGCAACAGAAAAAGCATATCAGCATATTGGTAAAACATTTCCTAAAAATTTAGGCACTTTATTTGAATAG
- a CDS encoding cellulase family glycosylhydrolase, whose protein sequence is MKSLIYFLIISFFIISCEKESNYSNSISENKLLHATKGSNAGIYDIDNNYIILKGVNYNVLGDYWYANPNIPATKVYDKKDFELMARYGFNCVRLLFSWSKLEPVQGQYNIEYVQEIQQAIEDAAAYGIYVLLDMHQDAYGKYIATPINEICEKPNNGWDGAPLWATFTDSASTCRVGGRETAPAVVHAWQNFWDNTNQIQDACIKAWQFLVERTAQYNNVVGYDLLNEPSLGYKPLNQEFAKLSKYYGNLVKAIRQSEQNSGGLEHIIFFEMTVTWNAQEIPFIPDFNFTSDQNIIFAPHLYFEAISNLLTIEQGFELVHTLSKLYNTNMFIGEWGFFGDTAIDVEKIKRFMVKEDEYFVGSTWWQWAQAPGDPHAISWDGNSYANKSLHLIELDDQGNFTGNLNTTYLNVLSKARPIAIAGKPIKLVSNSDDGSLYFKATTNSIGTTTLWIPERFGMPVISGTNATLNNLKTVDGGYIASVDVNSTYEINISY, encoded by the coding sequence ATGAAATCATTAATTTATTTTTTAATAATCTCTTTTTTTATAATTTCTTGTGAAAAAGAAAGCAATTACTCCAACTCAATTTCAGAAAATAAACTATTACATGCTACCAAAGGAAGTAATGCTGGAATTTATGATATAGATAATAATTATATTATTTTAAAAGGTGTAAATTATAATGTATTAGGCGATTATTGGTATGCTAATCCTAATATTCCTGCTACAAAAGTTTATGACAAAAAAGATTTTGAGTTAATGGCTCGCTATGGTTTTAATTGTGTTCGACTGTTATTTAGTTGGAGTAAGTTAGAGCCAGTGCAAGGTCAGTATAACATTGAATATGTACAAGAAATACAACAAGCTATTGAAGATGCAGCTGCATATGGCATTTATGTTTTGTTAGATATGCATCAAGATGCCTATGGAAAATACATTGCTACACCTATTAATGAAATTTGCGAAAAACCTAATAATGGCTGGGATGGTGCTCCACTTTGGGCAACTTTTACAGATAGTGCTTCTACTTGTAGAGTTGGTGGTAGAGAAACTGCTCCTGCTGTTGTTCATGCGTGGCAAAATTTTTGGGACAATACCAATCAAATTCAAGATGCTTGTATTAAAGCATGGCAGTTTTTAGTAGAACGAACTGCTCAATACAATAATGTTGTTGGCTACGATTTATTGAATGAACCAAGTTTAGGTTATAAACCATTGAATCAAGAGTTTGCAAAGTTGAGTAAATATTATGGCAATTTAGTAAAAGCAATAAGACAATCGGAACAAAATAGTGGTGGTTTGGAACACATTATCTTTTTTGAGATGACTGTTACTTGGAATGCACAAGAAATTCCATTTATACCAGACTTTAATTTTACTAGCGACCAAAATATCATATTTGCACCACATTTATATTTTGAAGCAATATCTAATTTATTAACCATAGAACAAGGTTTTGAGTTGGTACACACACTGAGCAAACTCTATAATACAAATATGTTTATAGGCGAATGGGGATTTTTTGGTGATACTGCCATTGATGTTGAAAAAATAAAACGATTCATGGTAAAAGAAGATGAATATTTTGTTGGCAGTACTTGGTGGCAATGGGCACAAGCACCAGGCGATCCACATGCAATTAGTTGGGATGGAAATAGCTATGCTAATAAGTCGTTGCATTTAATTGAGTTAGATGATCAAGGAAATTTTACTGGCAACTTAAATACCACTTACTTAAATGTATTAAGTAAAGCCAGACCTATTGCAATTGCTGGAAAACCAATTAAGCTTGTTAGTAATTCAGATGATGGCTCTTTATATTTTAAAGCTACGACCAATAGTATTGGTACAACTACACTTTGGATTCCTGAACGATTTGGTATGCCAGTAATTTCTGGTACAAATGCTACACTCAACAACTTAAAAACAGTAGATGGTGGTTACATTGCATCTGTTGATGTAAATAGCACTTATGAAATAAATATTAGCTATTGA
- a CDS encoding arginine decarboxylase, with translation MRDRYIDLIEQTYYFPQEGFNVEDNWLFFNKIDLKRIIEEYGAPIKISYVPKIGENINKARRWFNEVIENIGYNGHYYYTYCTKSSHFAFVLDEVLKNKAHLETSSAYDIELIKSLYKKKKIDKNIRIVSNGFKPKAYTDALLNLIRDGFVNVTPVLDNMDEFNAYKDFEQALNIGVRLAAEEEPNYQFYTSRLGIRQRDLISFYIEKIKPHKNIQLKMLHFFIDSGIKDSAYYWSELHKCLNTYVDLKQVCPELNSINIGGGMPIRYSLGAKHEYAYLIEEIVTKIKKFCDEAEIEHPNIYTEFGNFTVGESGCHIFEVIGQKKQNDSELWYMINGSLMTTIPDAWGLNQRFILLPINNWNQVYQRTIIGGLSCDVSDYYNSEVHINQVYMPKIIGDQKLYIGFFHTGAYQDSLSGYGGTKHCLIPSPKHLIVDKDENGKFTYQLFAPEQSAESMLKILGY, from the coding sequence ATGAGAGATCGCTATATTGATTTGATTGAACAGACCTATTACTTTCCGCAAGAAGGTTTTAATGTTGAAGATAATTGGTTGTTTTTCAATAAAATAGACCTTAAGAGAATTATAGAAGAGTATGGTGCTCCAATTAAAATATCATATGTTCCAAAAATTGGAGAAAATATCAATAAGGCAAGACGATGGTTTAATGAAGTAATTGAAAATATTGGCTACAATGGTCATTACTACTATACTTACTGTACAAAAAGTAGCCATTTTGCTTTTGTATTAGACGAAGTCTTAAAAAATAAAGCACACTTAGAAACTTCTTCTGCTTACGACATTGAATTGATTAAATCTTTATATAAAAAGAAAAAAATAGATAAAAATATTCGTATTGTATCTAATGGTTTTAAGCCAAAGGCCTATACCGATGCATTGCTTAATTTAATTAGAGATGGTTTTGTAAATGTAACACCTGTTTTAGATAATATGGATGAGTTTAATGCCTATAAAGATTTTGAACAAGCATTAAATATTGGTGTAAGATTAGCTGCAGAAGAAGAACCTAATTATCAGTTTTATACTTCTCGATTAGGAATTAGACAAAGAGATTTAATTTCTTTCTATATAGAGAAAATTAAACCGCATAAAAATATTCAACTCAAAATGTTACACTTCTTTATTGATTCTGGAATAAAAGACAGTGCCTATTATTGGAGTGAATTACATAAATGTTTAAATACTTATGTCGATTTAAAACAAGTATGTCCTGAGTTGAACAGTATTAATATTGGTGGCGGAATGCCAATTCGTTATTCACTTGGTGCAAAACACGAATATGCTTATTTAATAGAAGAAATTGTAACTAAAATCAAGAAATTTTGTGACGAAGCAGAAATTGAACATCCAAATATTTATACTGAGTTTGGCAATTTTACAGTAGGAGAAAGTGGTTGTCATATTTTTGAAGTCATTGGTCAGAAAAAACAAAATGATAGCGAGTTATGGTATATGATTAATGGATCATTAATGACAACTATTCCAGATGCTTGGGGATTAAATCAGCGATTTATTCTATTACCAATTAATAATTGGAATCAAGTATATCAAAGAACAATAATTGGCGGTTTAAGTTGTGATGTATCTGATTATTATAATTCAGAAGTACATATTAATCAAGTATATATGCCAAAAATAATTGGAGATCAAAAATTATATATTGGATTTTTTCATACAGGTGCTTATCAAGATTCTTTGAGTGGTTATGGAGGAACTAAACATTGTTTAATACCATCGCCAAAACATTTAATTGTAGATAAAGACGAAAACGGAAAGTTTACCTATCAATTATTTGCACCAGAACAAAGTGCAGAAAGCATGCTTAAGATTTTAGGATATTAA
- a CDS encoding arginine--tRNA ligase, with product MDILSQIKATVQQAVQNLFQVDIAEEQIVINETDANFEGDFTIVTFPLVKILKQAPDKIAQQLGDTLLQLNNNFVAFNVVKGFLNISIAPQYWIDFIQKNFDNPIYFETAKQTEKVLIEYSSPNTNKPIHLGHIRNNVLGYALTGLYKASGYNTHSCNLINDRGIHICKSMLAWQKFANGETPESSGMKGDHFVGKYYVLFNTYYKEEIAVLINNGMDEKEAEKKAPILLEAQAMLQQWENGNEAIIQLWKTMNDWVYSGFKVTYENLGISFDKYYYESDTYLLGKAIVEEGLQKNIFFKKENNSVWIDLTADGLDEKLLLRSDGTSVYMTQDIGTADLKYQDFKMDKSIYVVGNEQDYHFKVLKLILEKLGRPHADGLTHFSYGMVELPDGKLKSREGNTVDADMIMAEMIQTAKEQTEALGKIDDFTEAEKTELYKTIGLGALKFFMLRVDPKKRILFNPKESIDLHGYTAPFVQYSYARAKSILRNATNEINLATSINTIATAELDLIKHLYQYKTILVEATQEMQPSKWIDYIYETAKLFNKFYNECSILNADNEAEKQFRLALTQLTANCIKNGFAIVGIQVPEKM from the coding sequence ATGGATATTTTATCACAAATTAAAGCTACTGTACAACAAGCAGTACAAAATTTATTTCAAGTAGATATAGCCGAAGAGCAAATAGTAATTAATGAAACTGATGCTAATTTTGAAGGCGATTTTACAATTGTTACATTTCCCTTGGTTAAAATTTTAAAACAAGCACCAGATAAAATTGCACAACAATTAGGCGATACTTTACTACAACTCAACAATAATTTTGTAGCATTTAATGTAGTAAAAGGTTTTTTAAATATTAGTATTGCACCACAATATTGGATTGATTTCATACAAAAGAATTTTGATAATCCTATTTATTTTGAAACAGCAAAACAGACGGAAAAAGTTTTAATTGAATATTCATCACCAAACACTAATAAACCTATACATTTAGGTCATATACGAAATAATGTATTAGGTTATGCATTAACTGGACTATATAAAGCAAGTGGTTATAATACACATTCGTGTAATTTAATTAACGACAGAGGCATACATATTTGTAAATCGATGTTGGCTTGGCAAAAATTTGCTAATGGAGAAACACCAGAATCTTCTGGTATGAAAGGCGACCATTTTGTAGGTAAATATTATGTGCTTTTTAATACTTACTATAAAGAAGAAATTGCAGTACTTATTAATAATGGCATGGATGAGAAAGAAGCTGAAAAAAAAGCTCCAATTTTATTAGAAGCACAAGCAATGTTACAACAGTGGGAAAATGGCAACGAAGCAATTATACAGCTTTGGAAAACCATGAATGATTGGGTGTATAGTGGTTTTAAAGTAACTTATGAAAACCTAGGCATTTCATTTGATAAATATTATTATGAATCTGATACTTATCTATTAGGTAAAGCAATTGTAGAAGAAGGTTTACAAAAAAATATTTTTTTCAAAAAAGAAAATAATAGTGTTTGGATAGATTTAACTGCAGATGGTTTAGATGAAAAATTGCTACTACGAAGTGATGGTACTTCTGTGTATATGACTCAAGATATAGGAACTGCCGATTTAAAATATCAGGATTTTAAAATGGATAAATCTATTTATGTTGTAGGCAATGAACAAGATTATCACTTTAAAGTGTTGAAACTGATATTAGAAAAATTAGGACGACCACATGCTGATGGATTAACGCATTTTTCATACGGAATGGTAGAATTACCAGATGGAAAACTAAAATCTAGAGAAGGTAATACCGTAGATGCAGATATGATAATGGCCGAAATGATTCAAACAGCCAAAGAACAAACTGAAGCATTAGGAAAAATTGATGATTTTACAGAAGCAGAAAAAACTGAACTTTACAAAACAATTGGTTTAGGTGCACTTAAGTTTTTTATGTTAAGAGTAGATCCTAAAAAACGCATTTTATTTAATCCAAAAGAAAGCATCGATTTACACGGATATACTGCTCCTTTTGTACAATACAGTTATGCAAGAGCAAAAAGTATTTTAAGAAATGCTACTAATGAAATTAATTTAGCTACTAGTATCAATACCATAGCAACAGCAGAATTAGATTTAATTAAACACTTGTATCAATACAAAACCATTTTAGTAGAAGCAACGCAAGAAATGCAACCATCTAAATGGATAGATTACATTTACGAAACAGCAAAATTGTTTAATAAGTTTTATAATGAATGTTCTATATTAAATGCTGATAACGAAGCAGAAAAACAATTTAGATTGGCACTAACACAACTTACAGCCAATTGCATTAAAAACGGTTTTGCTATAGTAGGCATACAAGTACCAGAAAAGATGTAA
- the amt gene encoding ammonium transporter, translating to METTTINELSQGVANSMFTVNNLWMMIATALVFIMHLGFSTLEIGFIRSKNVVNVLFKNLMILPIGIITYYICGFNLMYPGDFNGYLGFAGFGLSMPAGDAGLIAYADGHYTYWTDFLFQAMFAATCATIVSGAVAERIKLTSFIIFSIIFVGLVYPILGSWKWGGGWLNDMGFYDFAGSTLVHSVGGWGALASIILLGPRLGKYGANGSIKPIPGHSMPMAAVGVFMLFLGWFGFNGGSVLSADPELVSYVLVTTTLAACAGGIASVVASKIVFKQYDLSMAFNGILGGLVGITAGADVVSLNASLIIGVVAGLILPFSVMFFDKLKLDDPVGATSVHLVCGIWGTLAVGIFSAEHSFVTQLIGVLAYGVVSFSVAFLLMFILKKTIGIRVSRKEEVEGLDLAEHGLTAYPNFLVTPADGTNL from the coding sequence ATGGAAACAACAACAATAAATGAATTAAGCCAAGGTGTTGCCAACAGTATGTTTACGGTAAACAACCTTTGGATGATGATTGCAACAGCATTAGTTTTTATAATGCACTTAGGATTCTCTACTTTAGAAATTGGTTTTATTCGTTCTAAAAATGTGGTGAATGTCCTTTTCAAAAATTTAATGATTTTACCAATAGGTATTATTACTTATTATATCTGTGGATTTAATTTAATGTATCCAGGCGATTTTAATGGATATCTAGGATTCGCTGGCTTTGGTTTAAGTATGCCTGCTGGAGATGCTGGATTAATTGCCTATGCAGATGGTCATTATACTTACTGGACAGATTTCTTATTTCAAGCAATGTTCGCTGCAACTTGTGCTACTATAGTTTCTGGTGCAGTAGCTGAAAGAATTAAACTAACTTCTTTTATTATATTCTCGATAATTTTTGTTGGTTTAGTGTATCCAATTTTAGGAAGCTGGAAATGGGGCGGTGGCTGGTTAAATGATATGGGTTTTTATGATTTTGCTGGCTCAACATTAGTACACTCAGTTGGTGGTTGGGGAGCTTTAGCATCTATCATTCTACTCGGACCAAGACTTGGTAAATATGGTGCAAATGGTAGTATTAAGCCAATTCCAGGTCATAGTATGCCAATGGCAGCTGTAGGTGTATTTATGTTATTCTTAGGATGGTTCGGATTTAATGGTGGTTCAGTACTAAGTGCAGATCCAGAATTAGTATCTTATGTACTAGTTACTACAACTTTAGCAGCTTGTGCAGGCGGAATTGCATCTGTTGTTGCATCAAAAATAGTATTTAAACAATACGATTTATCTATGGCTTTCAATGGTATCTTAGGTGGATTAGTAGGTATTACTGCAGGTGCAGATGTAGTTTCTTTAAATGCATCACTTATAATTGGTGTTGTTGCTGGTCTTATATTGCCTTTCTCAGTTATGTTTTTCGATAAACTTAAATTAGATGATCCAGTTGGTGCTACATCAGTACACTTAGTATGTGGTATTTGGGGAACACTAGCAGTTGGTATATTTAGTGCAGAACATAGTTTTGTTACACAATTAATAGGTGTATTAGCTTATGGAGTTGTATCTTTTAGTGTAGCTTTTCTGTTAATGTTTATTTTAAAGAAAACAATAGGTATAAGAGTATCAAGAAAAGAAGAAGTAGAAGGTTTAGACTTAGCAGAACATGGTTTAACTGCGTATCCAAACTTCTTAGTAACACCAGCAGACGGAACAAACTTATAG
- a CDS encoding P-II family nitrogen regulator, producing the protein MKKIEAIIRAIKFDEVKEALSKINVNFFTYYEVRGFGIEKGQAISYRGAVYDMGYIARYKIEILIDTEKVDEVMDCIAAVAKTGEAGDGKVFVSNLEKIIRIRTGEVDHNAL; encoded by the coding sequence ATGAAAAAAATTGAAGCTATTATCAGAGCCATTAAATTTGATGAAGTAAAAGAAGCTTTATCAAAAATTAATGTGAACTTCTTTACTTATTATGAAGTAAGAGGTTTTGGAATTGAAAAAGGTCAAGCAATCTCATATAGAGGTGCTGTTTATGACATGGGTTATATCGCAAGGTATAAGATTGAGATACTTATTGACACCGAAAAGGTTGATGAAGTAATGGATTGCATTGCTGCCGTTGCTAAAACTGGAGAAGCAGGTGATGGAAAAGTATTTGTATCCAACTTAGAAAAAATTATCAGAATTAGAACAGGTGAAGTTGATCATAACGCACTGTAA